A region of Carnobacterium gallinarum DSM 4847 DNA encodes the following proteins:
- a CDS encoding amidase family protein yields MKSIFSKNSLTKVSLLVLFILTVGQFNGVSVEGISQIEITTEQQTTAVFTIQEYEDSSALQLAKAIREGRVTSSELVRFAFQKIKEQDGTLNAMISLRETEALQEAAKLKDEGQPFFGVPMILKGLGHTIAGGKNTNGLTFLEGTISKNSGTLTKAFQKAGFIVIGQTNYPELGLKNSTNSMLYGPTASPWNPLYQAGGSSGGSAAGVAAGYAPIGSGSDAGGSIRIPASWNGLVGLKPSRGILVGNSASERNQTSHFAEAKTMSDTEALFNTLLTKEIPVNDLNKNTAKIAYSVKSPVGTDVQPEAKKAVENAVQFLREKGFQVEEVDYPIDGKQLMMDYYTLAASSAGIIDYLAMQKVKRHVTSEDVDITTWALYQTSKDLTKNDVDEAWSSIHVATSQMQQFYQEYTLFLTPTTASTAPLVSDRLIKDGDSQRIENMVTLSKEEKRKLIYEHWLPALTYTPFTQLANLTGEPAISLPTFVAENGLPLGIQFSAARNQDRLLIEVGKLFETNNRFKQ; encoded by the coding sequence ATGAAATCTATCTTTAGCAAAAATAGCTTAACAAAAGTAAGTTTACTGGTTTTATTCATACTAACTGTTGGGCAATTTAATGGAGTTTCTGTTGAAGGCATTTCGCAAATAGAAATAACGACAGAACAACAGACTACAGCTGTATTTACGATTCAGGAATATGAGGATAGTTCTGCTTTACAGTTGGCGAAAGCCATTCGTGAAGGGAGAGTAACCAGTTCCGAGTTAGTTCGATTTGCCTTTCAAAAGATTAAAGAGCAAGATGGGACGTTGAATGCAATGATTAGTCTAAGAGAAACAGAAGCATTACAAGAAGCCGCCAAATTAAAGGATGAGGGACAGCCCTTTTTTGGTGTTCCTATGATTTTAAAAGGATTAGGACATACAATTGCTGGTGGGAAAAATACAAATGGACTAACTTTTCTAGAAGGTACTATTTCAAAAAATTCGGGAACATTGACGAAAGCTTTTCAAAAAGCGGGCTTTATTGTGATTGGTCAAACAAATTATCCGGAACTCGGACTAAAAAATAGTACAAATTCTATGTTATATGGTCCTACTGCTAGCCCGTGGAATCCATTATATCAAGCTGGTGGTTCCTCAGGTGGCTCAGCGGCAGGTGTTGCAGCTGGGTATGCTCCAATTGGATCGGGAAGTGATGCCGGAGGTTCAATCCGAATTCCGGCATCGTGGAATGGGCTTGTTGGGTTGAAGCCTTCTAGAGGGATTTTAGTTGGGAATTCTGCTAGTGAACGCAATCAAACGAGTCATTTTGCAGAGGCGAAAACAATGTCAGATACGGAAGCTTTATTCAATACTTTGTTAACAAAGGAAATTCCAGTCAACGATCTTAATAAAAATACGGCAAAAATTGCTTATTCTGTAAAATCACCTGTTGGGACAGACGTTCAACCAGAAGCAAAAAAAGCAGTAGAGAATGCAGTTCAATTTTTAAGAGAAAAAGGTTTTCAAGTTGAAGAAGTGGATTATCCGATTGATGGCAAACAATTAATGATGGATTATTATACACTAGCAGCCAGCTCGGCAGGGATTATTGATTATTTGGCAATGCAAAAAGTCAAACGACATGTTACTAGTGAGGATGTTGATATCACAACTTGGGCATTGTACCAAACAAGCAAAGACCTAACAAAGAATGATGTAGATGAAGCCTGGTCATCAATTCATGTAGCAACTAGTCAAATGCAACAATTTTATCAAGAATATACTCTTTTCTTAACGCCGACAACAGCGTCAACAGCTCCGTTAGTATCGGATCGTTTAATTAAAGATGGCGATAGTCAGCGAATTGAAAACATGGTGACTTTATCAAAGGAAGAGAAGCGAAAATTAATTTATGAACATTGGTTGCCTGCATTAACCTATACCCCGTTTACGCAATTGGCAAATTTAACAGGAGAGCCAGCAATTAGTTTGCCTACATTTGTAGCAGAAAATGGTTTGCCTCTAGGGATTCAATTCAGCGCAGCACGGAATCAGGATCGTCTATTAATTGAAGTAGGGAAGTTATTTGAAACAAATAATCGTTTTAAACAATGA
- the ytpR gene encoding YtpR family tRNA-binding protein: MISSYNQAGIGDTLIVMLANSTFAEQSFESKGLVTRIFNTETKKTVGYNFFEISKSMKLDGAGQIILTTEEVAELNKLIQAAGFADLLEADPSPKFVVGFVKECVAHPDSDHLSITQTEIDNGEVVQIVCGAPNIAANQKVVVAKVGAMMPNGLLIWDGELRGEPSHGMICSAKELNLPDASAKKGILVLAEDAVTGEAFPIGK, from the coding sequence ATCATTAGTAGTTACAATCAAGCAGGAATTGGCGATACGTTAATCGTGATGCTTGCTAATAGTACATTTGCAGAACAAAGTTTTGAAAGTAAAGGTTTGGTAACGCGCATTTTTAATACTGAAACGAAAAAAACAGTTGGTTATAACTTCTTTGAGATTTCAAAATCAATGAAATTAGATGGAGCAGGTCAAATTATTTTAACGACTGAGGAAGTTGCAGAGTTAAATAAATTAATTCAAGCTGCGGGCTTTGCTGATTTATTAGAAGCGGATCCATCACCTAAATTTGTCGTTGGTTTTGTGAAAGAATGTGTGGCACATCCAGATTCAGACCATTTATCTATTACTCAGACTGAGATTGATAATGGCGAAGTCGTGCAAATCGTTTGTGGTGCACCTAATATTGCAGCGAATCAAAAAGTTGTTGTAGCGAAAGTTGGAGCTATGATGCCTAACGGATTATTAATTTGGGATGGCGAATTACGTGGCGAACCAAGTCACGGAATGATTTGTTCAGCTAAAGAGTTGAATTTGCCAGATGCGTCAGCTAAAAAAGGAATTTTAGTTCTAGCAGAGGATGCTGTAACAGGCGAAGCTTTTCCAATTGGAAAATAA
- a CDS encoding universal stress protein: MNEKIQEYQRIMVAVDGSPESENALDKAIETAKRNNAELLIVHVIDNRNYTMGVVSFDIEASGDESHTMQEALATYQKQASENGVKKVYTELVTGSPKELLAKKLPKEYQIDLIFCGQSGMNQIERIMMGSISQFIIREASCDVLVVRGKEKKTK; the protein is encoded by the coding sequence ATGAATGAAAAAATTCAAGAATATCAACGAATTATGGTAGCTGTTGACGGTAGTCCGGAATCTGAGAATGCACTAGATAAAGCAATTGAAACAGCTAAAAGAAATAATGCTGAATTGTTGATCGTGCATGTGATTGACAATCGTAATTATACAATGGGTGTTGTTAGTTTTGATATTGAAGCTAGTGGTGATGAGAGTCATACGATGCAAGAAGCGTTAGCAACGTATCAAAAGCAAGCTAGTGAAAATGGAGTCAAAAAAGTATATACAGAGTTAGTTACTGGCTCACCGAAAGAATTACTAGCGAAAAAATTACCAAAAGAATATCAAATTGACTTAATTTTTTGTGGTCAAAGTGGAATGAATCAAATCGAACGAATTATGATGGGCAGTATTAGCCAATTTATTATTCGTGAAGCATCTTGTGATGTTTTGGTTGTTCGTGGAAAAGAGAAAAAAACTAAATAA
- a CDS encoding thioredoxin family protein, whose protein sequence is MKKLTSVAEFNTMKQSGKHLFFFTADWCGDCTFIKPVMPEIEAAHPEFTFVEVDRDEFIDLCGELFIMGIPSFVVFEEGQELGRFVNKDRKTQEEIEAFITGL, encoded by the coding sequence ATGAAAAAATTAACAAGTGTAGCAGAATTCAATACAATGAAGCAATCTGGCAAACACCTCTTTTTCTTTACGGCAGATTGGTGCGGCGATTGTACTTTTATCAAACCTGTGATGCCTGAAATCGAAGCGGCTCATCCAGAGTTTACTTTTGTAGAAGTGGATCGCGATGAATTTATTGATTTATGTGGCGAACTATTTATTATGGGAATTCCAAGTTTTGTTGTGTTTGAAGAAGGTCAAGAGTTGGGACGTTTTGTGAATAAAGATCGTAAAACACAAGAAGAAATTGAAGCATTTATTACAGGGCTATAA
- the pepA gene encoding glutamyl aminopeptidase encodes MNEETFSLVKKMTELQGTSGFEHSVREVMRKEMTPLVDEVVQDGLGGIFGIRRSKVENAPRIMLAAHMDEVGFMLASITEQGLFRVVPLGGWNPYVVSAQRFTLQTAKGNYPCVSSSVPPHLLRGTNGSAGTPDIGDILFDAGFDSKEEAMAFGVRPGDSIVPAVETVKMANGKKILGKAWDNRYGCTVVVEALKELQGEALPNTLIAGANVQEEVGLRGTKGAVHQFKPDLFFAVDCSAADDLTGDKSKYGHLGEGFLLRIFDPGMITLKGMREFLLDTAETNNIPYQYFVSKGGTDAGAAHISNNGVPSAVIGVCARYIHTHQTMFHIDDYAAAKEMVLQVARTMDRSTYETIMKNN; translated from the coding sequence ATGAATGAAGAAACTTTTTCTCTAGTTAAAAAAATGACTGAATTACAAGGTACCAGTGGATTTGAGCATTCAGTTCGCGAGGTTATGCGTAAAGAAATGACGCCACTTGTTGATGAAGTGGTTCAAGATGGTTTAGGTGGTATTTTTGGAATCCGTCGTAGTAAGGTTGAAAATGCACCAAGAATTATGTTAGCGGCTCATATGGATGAGGTTGGATTTATGTTGGCTAGCATTACAGAGCAAGGCTTATTCCGCGTTGTTCCTTTAGGCGGCTGGAATCCTTACGTAGTATCAGCACAACGTTTCACATTGCAAACTGCTAAAGGGAATTATCCGTGTGTTTCTTCTTCTGTCCCACCACATTTATTGAGAGGAACAAATGGTAGTGCTGGAACTCCCGATATTGGCGATATTCTATTTGATGCTGGTTTTGACTCAAAAGAAGAAGCGATGGCTTTTGGCGTTCGTCCAGGTGATTCAATCGTTCCGGCTGTAGAGACTGTAAAAATGGCGAATGGTAAAAAAATCTTAGGCAAAGCTTGGGATAATCGTTACGGTTGTACCGTTGTTGTAGAAGCCTTAAAAGAGTTGCAAGGAGAAGCATTACCTAATACATTAATCGCAGGTGCAAATGTTCAAGAAGAGGTTGGGTTGCGCGGAACTAAAGGTGCGGTACATCAATTTAAACCCGATTTGTTTTTTGCGGTTGACTGTTCGGCTGCGGATGATTTAACTGGTGATAAATCAAAATACGGTCATTTAGGTGAAGGTTTCTTATTACGTATTTTCGATCCAGGGATGATTACACTTAAAGGCATGCGTGAATTCTTATTAGATACAGCTGAAACGAATAACATTCCATATCAATACTTTGTTTCAAAAGGCGGTACGGATGCTGGAGCTGCTCATATTTCAAATAATGGTGTTCCAAGTGCTGTTATTGGTGTTTGTGCCCGTTATATTCACACCCATCAAACCATGTTCCATATTGATGATTATGCAGCTGCTAAGGAAATGGTTTTACAAGTTGCTCGCACGATGGATCGTAGCACATATGAAACAATCATGAAAAACAATTAA
- a CDS encoding membrane protein has translation MTKKETNYSAYAVIGGFIFGAGLTCGYHIARFMQKNKTIHGDEILTTVKNLFLEEGPIEGSWIELKRVPLRKFAFKTDVYYGGVSRMEEDQLTQYEFIADAHTGSILDLYRI, from the coding sequence ATGACTAAGAAAGAAACAAACTACAGTGCTTACGCCGTAATTGGTGGTTTTATCTTTGGTGCTGGGCTAACTTGCGGCTACCACATTGCTCGCTTTATGCAAAAAAACAAGACGATTCACGGAGATGAAATTCTAACAACTGTCAAAAATTTATTTTTAGAAGAAGGACCTATTGAAGGTTCTTGGATTGAGTTAAAACGTGTTCCCTTACGTAAATTCGCCTTTAAAACCGACGTTTATTATGGTGGCGTTTCTCGCATGGAAGAAGATCAATTAACCCAGTATGAGTTTATTGCTGATGCCCACACAGGATCGATTTTAGATTTGTATCGTATTTAA
- a CDS encoding DUF1433 domain-containing protein gives MKSIQEKELMETEKPRIEKYLKYNYQNIKTVTLTEVIVNPTGVPHIQGYVNDNKEMSFDAGIYDEHFEGALNVTGDGPLHRTRYAVENGIKNVSDIEEEVQQKKRTD, from the coding sequence GTGAAGAGTATTCAAGAAAAAGAATTAATGGAAACTGAAAAACCACGAATTGAAAAATACTTAAAGTACAATTATCAAAACATAAAAACAGTAACCTTAACAGAAGTAATTGTGAATCCTACAGGAGTTCCCCACATACAAGGCTATGTCAATGATAATAAAGAAATGAGTTTTGATGCAGGGATATATGATGAGCATTTTGAAGGAGCTTTAAATGTTACAGGCGATGGTCCGCTACATAGGACTAGGTACGCAGTAGAGAACGGAATTAAAAATGTATCAGACATCGAAGAAGAAGTTCAACAAAAAAAGAGGACTGACTAA
- the trmB gene encoding tRNA (guanosine(46)-N7)-methyltransferase TrmB, with the protein MRLRNKPNAPAKIASYPQYIADTPEKWQGKWHERFGNQNPIHIEVGTGKGRFITEMAKLHPEINYIGIELQMSVVVVALDKLIAEDLPNLQLLHVNGGSLTQYFEKGEVDQVYLNFSDPWPKSRHEKRRLTSADFIANYEAILIPEGEIHFKTDNQGLFEYSLHSFSKYGMILEKVWLNLHESDFEGNVLTEYEEKFSNRGQRIYRVVAKFPKRENN; encoded by the coding sequence ATGCGTTTAAGAAATAAACCAAATGCTCCAGCTAAAATTGCGAGCTACCCACAATACATTGCTGATACGCCTGAAAAATGGCAGGGCAAATGGCACGAACGTTTTGGCAATCAAAACCCCATTCATATTGAAGTTGGAACAGGGAAAGGTCGTTTTATTACAGAAATGGCTAAACTACACCCTGAAATTAATTATATTGGGATTGAACTACAAATGAGCGTTGTCGTTGTGGCACTGGATAAGTTAATTGCTGAAGATTTACCAAACTTACAATTGTTACATGTAAATGGTGGTTCCTTAACTCAATATTTTGAAAAAGGGGAAGTAGATCAAGTTTATTTGAATTTTTCGGATCCGTGGCCTAAATCACGCCATGAAAAACGCCGTCTAACCTCAGCCGATTTTATAGCGAACTATGAAGCTATTTTGATTCCAGAAGGCGAGATTCACTTTAAAACTGACAATCAGGGGCTATTTGAGTATTCGCTCCATAGTTTTTCAAAATACGGTATGATTTTGGAAAAAGTTTGGCTGAATTTACATGAAAGTGATTTTGAAGGCAATGTTTTAACTGAGTATGAAGAAAAATTCTCAAATCGTGGTCAACGCATTTATCGTGTTGTTGCTAAGTTTCCTAAAAGAGAAAATAATTAA
- a CDS encoding phosphotransferase family protein produces the protein MDFEIDSGWKLLPVGGDTGQAYMGIRAEEKLFLKRNSSPFLAALSVEGITPRLVWTKRIGNGDVLTAQEWLNGRTLKNEEMSSPSVAKLLYKIHHSDTLRKMLFRVGGEEVSPEKLIQSYQMELPHDLKIHPLLTEILAKLKSEVKTMESVPSRVCHGDIYRKNWLLSDENRLYLVDWDMAVLADPALDLSMLLCQYVEKKQWREWLENYGAVVTDELIKRIEWYALVNFMQQTKRHHYQSRFHEMNQDILTLQAIYQGTMESDE, from the coding sequence ATGGATTTTGAGATTGATTCAGGGTGGAAATTACTACCTGTTGGTGGCGATACAGGTCAAGCTTATATGGGAATACGGGCAGAAGAAAAGCTTTTTTTGAAGCGGAATTCTTCACCTTTTTTAGCTGCACTTTCAGTTGAAGGAATCACTCCTAGACTTGTTTGGACGAAACGTATCGGCAATGGGGATGTTTTAACAGCACAAGAATGGCTAAATGGCCGAACATTAAAAAATGAAGAAATGTCTTCGCCAAGTGTAGCGAAGTTACTCTATAAGATTCACCATTCAGATACATTGCGGAAGATGCTTTTTCGTGTTGGTGGTGAAGAAGTCTCACCAGAAAAATTAATTCAATCATATCAAATGGAATTGCCTCATGATTTGAAAATTCATCCATTATTGACTGAGATTTTAGCCAAACTAAAATCAGAAGTTAAAACAATGGAGTCTGTTCCATCTCGTGTTTGTCACGGAGATATCTATCGGAAAAACTGGTTATTATCTGATGAAAATCGACTTTATTTGGTAGACTGGGACATGGCTGTTTTAGCAGATCCAGCATTGGATTTAAGCATGTTGTTATGCCAATATGTTGAGAAAAAACAATGGCGGGAATGGTTAGAGAATTATGGTGCAGTTGTAACCGATGAATTGATTAAGCGAATTGAATGGTATGCCCTAGTGAATTTTATGCAACAAACGAAACGCCATCATTATCAATCGCGTTTTCATGAAATGAATCAAGATATTTTAACGTTACAAGCAATTTATCAAGGAACGATGGAAAGTGACGAATAG
- a CDS encoding MDR family MFS transporter, with protein sequence MEQKNQKSQIVTILGVIIMGTFVTILNQTLMSTALPSIMKEFSITATSGQWMTTSYMLINGIMIPITAYLVERFTTRQLYLFAMITFSIGTLLAATSSVYWVLIMSRMIQAIGAGIVLPLQTIVILYMFPIEKRGSAMGIIGLAMNFAPAIGPTFSGWVVQNYHWSMLFYFILPFAIIDVIVAYFVLKNVNEVGKPKLDWLSVIYSTLGFGGLLFGFSNASAHPLLSLNVAGAVLVGGISIVLLVVRCNRSEHPLLNFKVFQFRGFRLNMIISFIILAGMYGGIILFPIYFQSIRGWSPMQSGMILLPGSIVIAVMSPITGRLFDRYGGKVLAVTGLFLITIMTFWIGFLDMHSSVGLIIGIQLVRSLGVSLTLMPLQAGAFNAVPLPMAAHASAMFNTQRQLSGSMGTALFVVIMTMVSTSKSAVSLGSATLASLKGFQVVFFVVGLFSLAGFILTFFIRENEEEIEVDVLRN encoded by the coding sequence ATGGAACAAAAGAATCAAAAATCCCAAATTGTTACAATATTAGGCGTCATTATAATGGGTACCTTTGTCACGATTTTAAATCAAACATTGATGAGTACAGCCTTGCCTAGTATTATGAAGGAGTTTTCAATTACCGCTACCAGCGGACAATGGATGACAACTTCTTATATGTTAATCAATGGAATTATGATTCCTATCACAGCTTACTTAGTAGAAAGATTTACAACACGACAACTTTATTTATTTGCCATGATAACTTTTTCTATTGGAACGTTGTTAGCTGCAACGTCCAGTGTATACTGGGTACTGATTATGAGTCGAATGATTCAAGCAATTGGTGCCGGAATTGTCTTACCTTTGCAAACAATAGTCATTCTTTACATGTTTCCTATTGAAAAGCGTGGTTCAGCAATGGGAATTATCGGATTAGCCATGAACTTTGCTCCAGCAATTGGTCCAACTTTTTCTGGTTGGGTCGTTCAAAATTATCATTGGAGTATGTTGTTTTACTTTATTTTACCATTTGCAATTATTGATGTAATTGTTGCTTACTTTGTTTTGAAAAATGTAAATGAAGTTGGTAAACCGAAGTTAGACTGGTTAAGTGTTATTTATTCAACACTTGGTTTTGGTGGACTATTATTTGGATTTAGTAATGCTTCTGCACATCCTTTGTTGAGTTTAAATGTAGCAGGCGCAGTTTTAGTTGGTGGGATTTCAATTGTGTTGTTAGTTGTGCGATGCAATCGTTCTGAACATCCATTATTGAATTTTAAAGTTTTTCAATTTCGTGGATTTCGCTTAAATATGATTATTTCTTTTATTATTTTAGCAGGTATGTATGGCGGAATTATTTTATTCCCAATTTATTTTCAATCGATTCGTGGATGGAGCCCAATGCAATCTGGGATGATTTTATTGCCAGGTTCAATTGTGATTGCTGTTATGAGCCCAATTACCGGTCGTTTATTTGATCGATATGGTGGGAAAGTTTTGGCAGTAACAGGATTATTCTTGATTACGATTATGACTTTTTGGATTGGATTTTTAGATATGCATTCTAGCGTTGGCTTAATCATCGGCATTCAATTAGTTCGTTCACTAGGTGTATCCTTAACCTTAATGCCACTACAAGCGGGTGCTTTTAACGCTGTCCCACTACCGATGGCAGCTCATGCTTCAGCGATGTTTAACACTCAAAGACAACTATCAGGATCAATGGGGACAGCTTTGTTTGTCGTTATTATGACGATGGTTTCAACTAGTAAATCAGCAGTAAGCTTAGGAAGTGCAACATTAGCTTCACTAAAAGGATTTCAAGTGGTCTTTTTTGTAGTCGGACTCTTCTCCTTAGCAGGGTTCATTTTAACGTTCTTTATTCGTGAAAATGAAGAAGAGATTGAAGTAGACGTACTGCGTAATTAA
- the dat gene encoding D-amino-acid transaminase, with translation MKVLLGDKLVEREDVKIDMEDRGYQFGDGLYEVIRAYNGTFFTADEHIERLFRGAEKIELVLPFTKEELKNRLNELLVANNIKTGNVYFQVTRGIASPRNFTYPDPTKVPAIFTASVTDVPRDQEQMDKGVTAIILPDYRWLHCDIKSISLLGNVMAKHEAHKKGADEVVQHRDGVVTEGGSANMWMVKDGTIYTHPDGNLVLPGITKIVLLKVAREAGIPVKEESFTLEQLKEADEVFTSSTTIEAMPVIEIEGVPVGDGKRGPIVKQLQDLYVADVEKNCGKIR, from the coding sequence ATGAAGGTACTATTAGGAGATAAACTGGTAGAGCGTGAAGATGTAAAGATTGATATGGAGGATCGTGGGTATCAATTTGGTGATGGTTTGTATGAAGTGATTCGTGCATATAATGGCACTTTTTTTACAGCAGATGAGCATATTGAGCGTTTGTTTAGAGGGGCTGAAAAAATAGAATTGGTTTTACCATTTACCAAAGAAGAACTAAAAAATAGGTTAAATGAATTGTTAGTTGCCAATAATATCAAAACAGGAAATGTTTATTTTCAAGTGACAAGAGGTATTGCAAGTCCTAGAAACTTTACCTATCCAGATCCAACGAAAGTACCAGCTATTTTTACAGCCTCAGTAACAGATGTACCTAGAGATCAAGAGCAGATGGACAAAGGAGTAACTGCGATTATTCTACCTGATTATCGTTGGTTGCACTGTGATATAAAATCAATTAGTTTACTTGGCAATGTGATGGCGAAGCATGAAGCTCATAAAAAAGGTGCAGATGAAGTTGTGCAACATCGTGATGGAGTTGTTACTGAAGGGGGTTCTGCAAATATGTGGATGGTGAAGGATGGTACCATTTATACGCATCCTGATGGAAATCTTGTGTTGCCAGGAATTACAAAAATTGTCTTGCTTAAAGTTGCTAGAGAAGCAGGAATTCCTGTTAAAGAAGAAAGCTTTACTTTAGAGCAGTTAAAAGAGGCTGACGAAGTCTTTACTTCTAGCACAACAATTGAAGCCATGCCTGTTATTGAAATCGAAGGGGTTCCTGTTGGCGATGGCAAACGTGGTCCAATTGTGAAACAATTACAAGATTTATATGTGGCTGACGTAGAAAAAAATTGTGGTAAAATCCGTTAA
- a CDS encoding ABC transporter permease, with translation MNMQEIWKKRLRLHEKKMARYLKYVLNDHFVIVCFFIFGALSLGYSNIIKTLDTNFFWGRWIALLVFIASVSIGKLATLIEAPDAVFLLPKEQQLPDYLKGAKRYSFLLPGFVIVLLTAFIMPLLVATTSYVFLDMLYFVVTLLLLKNWDLDAQLISLKISHKNERLKWQGAKLAVITLIAVISLFLNPIVGVVLAIALQIISLPFFKKMANERIYQWELMVASEEQRMHRIYQFINLFTDIPSLKGQVKRRRYLDGLLKGISKDHNHTFDYLYARTFLRGTEYSGLYVRLTAILVLLVIFTQNFVMALLLSILFIYLTGFQLLPMYFHYENMALTRLYPIKMEQKAKALKQLFVVVLGSQAVIIFSTSLVTLSIVDSLIVLAASLGFVGVFTQIYVPVRIKKMLKVRLY, from the coding sequence ATGAATATGCAAGAGATTTGGAAAAAACGGCTTCGTCTTCATGAAAAGAAAATGGCCCGCTATCTCAAATATGTCTTAAATGATCATTTTGTGATTGTTTGTTTCTTTATTTTTGGTGCATTAAGCTTAGGTTATTCCAATATAATTAAAACGTTAGATACTAATTTTTTCTGGGGACGTTGGATTGCATTACTTGTGTTTATAGCATCGGTTTCTATCGGAAAGTTAGCAACATTAATTGAAGCCCCAGATGCAGTTTTTCTATTGCCAAAAGAACAACAATTACCTGATTATTTAAAAGGAGCTAAACGCTATAGCTTCTTATTGCCGGGTTTTGTGATTGTCCTTTTAACGGCTTTTATTATGCCCCTGTTGGTGGCAACGACTTCGTATGTCTTTCTAGATATGCTTTATTTTGTTGTGACACTTCTATTGTTAAAAAACTGGGATTTAGATGCCCAATTAATTAGCTTGAAAATTAGTCATAAAAATGAACGGTTGAAATGGCAAGGAGCTAAATTAGCTGTCATTACCTTAATTGCTGTAATTAGTCTCTTTTTAAACCCTATTGTCGGTGTCGTTCTTGCGATTGCATTGCAAATTATTTCACTGCCTTTCTTTAAGAAAATGGCAAATGAACGTATTTATCAATGGGAATTAATGGTAGCAAGTGAAGAACAACGAATGCATCGTATTTATCAGTTTATTAACTTGTTTACGGATATTCCATCATTGAAAGGTCAAGTTAAGCGTCGTCGTTATTTAGATGGATTGTTAAAAGGAATTAGCAAAGATCATAATCATACATTTGATTATTTATATGCCCGTACTTTTTTAAGAGGAACGGAGTACAGTGGACTATATGTTCGATTAACTGCAATTCTTGTTTTATTAGTAATCTTTACTCAAAATTTTGTAATGGCTCTGTTATTAAGTATTTTGTTTATCTATTTAACTGGTTTTCAGTTGTTGCCGATGTATTTCCACTATGAAAACATGGCATTAACTAGATTGTACCCAATTAAAATGGAACAAAAGGCCAAAGCGTTAAAACAATTATTTGTTGTTGTATTAGGGAGTCAAGCAGTGATTATTTTTAGTACAAGTTTAGTGACACTTTCTATCGTGGATAGTTTGATTGTATTAGCAGCAAGCTTAGGCTTTGTGGGAGTCTTTACTCAAATCTATGTCCCAGTACGAATCAAAAAAATGTTGAAGGTTCGACTTTATTAA
- a CDS encoding ABC transporter ATP-binding protein, whose protein sequence is MSLKVTNLTGGYSQVPVLKDISFEVKEGQLIGLIGLNGAGKSTAIKHIIGLMNPQKGSISIDDLTLTQDTEGYRKKFAFIPETPVLYEELTLKEHIELTAMAYDVPQDLAFQRAEKLLSSFRLSNKLEWFPANFSKGMKQKVMILCAFLVEPSLYIIDEPFLGLDPLGINALLELMNEMKEQGASILMSTHILATAERQCDGFVLLHNGEIKAQGTLEDLRATFQMPEATLDEIYIHLTKEEDK, encoded by the coding sequence ATGAGTTTAAAAGTGACTAATTTAACAGGTGGCTATAGCCAAGTTCCTGTTTTAAAAGATATTTCATTTGAAGTGAAAGAAGGGCAATTAATCGGTTTAATTGGTTTAAATGGTGCTGGTAAAAGTACGGCAATCAAACATATTATTGGATTGATGAATCCACAAAAGGGATCAATTTCTATCGATGACTTAACATTAACACAGGATACGGAAGGATATCGTAAGAAGTTTGCCTTTATCCCAGAAACACCGGTTTTATATGAGGAATTAACACTGAAAGAGCATATTGAATTAACGGCAATGGCTTACGATGTTCCTCAGGATCTTGCTTTTCAACGAGCAGAGAAATTACTAAGTTCTTTCCGTTTAAGTAATAAATTAGAATGGTTTCCAGCAAATTTTTCTAAAGGGATGAAGCAGAAGGTGATGATTTTATGTGCCTTTTTAGTTGAGCCAAGCTTGTATATTATTGATGAGCCTTTCTTAGGTTTAGATCCACTTGGAATTAACGCTTTATTAGAGTTAATGAATGAAATGAAGGAACAAGGCGCATCTATTTTGATGTCGACACATATTTTAGCAACAGCCGAGCGTCAATGTGATGGTTTTGTACTTTTACACAATGGTGAGATTAAAGCACAAGGAACTTTGGAAGATTTACGGGCAACCTTCCAGATGCCGGAAGCTACCTTGGATGAAATTTATATTCATTTAACTAAAGAAGAGGATAAGTAA